In Dyadobacter subterraneus, a single genomic region encodes these proteins:
- a CDS encoding ABC transporter permease, which translates to MIRNYFKIAFRTLMHNKSYALINIAGLALGLAACIVIFLVVQNELGYDRYHKNADRTYRVTLHGLDYNPSVAFAVAPAFKNDFPEAEVSQYYPRQGGLVSVGQEKYNQKVYAFADENFTKIFDFSWLSGNAATALNEPNTVVLTESAAKRFFQDRDVIGKTIRLDNEEDLRVTGIIKDLPSNTHFVFSFLVSWETIKKKVNASNFWSIQGGMLYVTLPKNVSAKTYESQFPAFLTKNWKEDVAKDKGILMLQPLTEIHFDRRYLNQISMPRSKETIYGLAGVAIFIILTACINFVNLATAQSLKRGKEVGIRKTLGAFRKQLIMQVMGETTLLVIVSVVLSFIAVILFLPYTESLLDIRIDPLNLFKPEMIGVILTIIAATILLAGLYPALIQSGFQPLKALKSGVTDNSGGRSYLRKGLVIVQFSITQILLVGTLIVGSQMDFFLNKDIGFDKDAIVTFSTGEKADVLRQKLIDNPGVEQVSLASGAPAYNTNFAPFSSPELGMPDNDVTEIKQVDENYLSMYHIKLLAGEPVTKVFSKDTVANLVVNQTLIRRLGIDDPEKAIGQRFLIGNSPIRIRGVVQDFQSESKHKKIRACVIMYNPNSFWQASVKLRPEKMHETLAAIEKDWSELNPKSLFSYEFIDDHIATMYKQEYKMYNAFRLFSGIAILIGCLGLYGLVSLMAVQRTKEIGIRKVLGASIPGLVVLFFNQFIWLILIAFVVAAPVAWFAMDKWLQEFAYHISIGPAIFLISIITTLIIAGITISHQSIKAALMNPIKSLRSE; encoded by the coding sequence ATGATACGAAATTATTTTAAAATCGCTTTCAGGACTTTGATGCATAATAAAAGTTATGCACTGATAAACATTGCGGGTTTAGCATTGGGACTTGCAGCCTGTATCGTCATTTTTCTGGTTGTTCAAAATGAACTGGGCTATGATCGGTATCATAAAAATGCGGATCGCACATACCGTGTGACACTTCATGGGCTCGATTATAATCCAAGTGTCGCTTTTGCGGTTGCACCTGCTTTTAAAAATGACTTCCCCGAAGCAGAAGTTTCCCAATATTATCCCCGGCAGGGTGGACTTGTGAGTGTGGGACAAGAAAAATATAATCAAAAAGTTTACGCTTTTGCTGACGAAAATTTTACAAAAATATTTGATTTTTCCTGGCTTTCCGGAAATGCTGCGACAGCACTTAACGAGCCTAACACCGTTGTACTGACCGAAAGTGCTGCAAAAAGATTTTTTCAAGATCGTGACGTAATAGGTAAAACAATCCGGTTGGATAATGAGGAAGATTTGAGGGTAACCGGGATAATCAAAGATTTACCATCAAATACACATTTCGTCTTTTCTTTTTTGGTATCCTGGGAAACTATAAAAAAGAAAGTTAACGCCTCTAATTTCTGGTCTATTCAAGGCGGGATGCTCTATGTGACTTTACCGAAAAACGTATCTGCCAAAACATACGAATCTCAGTTCCCGGCTTTTCTTACTAAAAACTGGAAGGAGGATGTGGCAAAAGACAAAGGCATATTGATGTTACAACCACTTACGGAAATTCATTTTGACAGACGTTACCTCAACCAGATATCCATGCCAAGATCGAAAGAAACGATTTATGGTCTTGCGGGTGTAGCCATTTTTATCATCCTGACAGCCTGCATCAATTTTGTAAATCTCGCTACTGCGCAATCTCTGAAACGTGGAAAAGAAGTTGGAATAAGGAAAACCCTAGGCGCTTTCAGAAAACAGCTCATCATGCAGGTTATGGGTGAAACGACGTTGCTGGTGATTGTTTCGGTTGTCTTATCGTTTATAGCAGTCATTTTGTTTTTACCTTATACTGAATCCTTACTCGACATCAGGATCGATCCTTTAAATCTTTTCAAGCCTGAAATGATTGGTGTGATTCTGACAATTATTGCAGCAACAATTCTTTTGGCAGGACTTTATCCGGCTTTAATACAATCCGGATTTCAACCTTTGAAAGCCTTAAAGTCGGGAGTTACTGACAACTCCGGGGGAAGATCATATTTACGGAAGGGACTTGTGATCGTACAATTTTCAATAACCCAGATTCTTCTTGTAGGGACACTCATTGTGGGCAGCCAGATGGATTTCTTTCTAAATAAAGATATCGGTTTTGACAAAGATGCCATTGTTACATTTTCAACAGGAGAAAAAGCAGATGTGCTTCGTCAAAAGCTCATAGATAATCCGGGCGTTGAGCAGGTAAGTTTAGCCTCTGGCGCACCAGCTTATAACACTAATTTTGCACCATTCAGCTCTCCCGAACTAGGAATGCCGGATAATGACGTGACCGAAATTAAGCAGGTTGATGAAAACTATCTTTCCATGTATCATATCAAACTACTTGCAGGTGAGCCTGTTACGAAAGTTTTTTCGAAAGATACTGTGGCCAATCTTGTAGTCAACCAAACACTGATCAGACGCCTTGGTATAGATGATCCTGAAAAAGCAATTGGTCAGCGGTTTCTGATCGGTAATAGCCCGATCCGTATCAGAGGTGTGGTTCAGGATTTTCAAAGTGAATCCAAGCACAAAAAAATCAGAGCCTGCGTGATCATGTACAATCCCAATTCCTTCTGGCAGGCGAGTGTCAAACTTCGTCCTGAAAAGATGCATGAAACATTGGCTGCAATTGAAAAAGACTGGTCGGAGCTCAATCCAAAATCACTTTTTTCTTACGAATTCATTGATGATCACATTGCGACCATGTATAAGCAAGAGTACAAAATGTACAACGCATTCAGGTTATTTTCAGGTATTGCAATACTAATTGGTTGTCTTGGTTTATATGGTTTGGTGTCATTGATGGCAGTACAGCGGACCAAAGAAATTGGCATTCGCAAAGTGCTGGGTGCATCAATTCCAGGGCTGGTCGTGCTGTTTTTCAATCAATTCATTTGGCTCATTCTGATTGCATTTGTCGTAGCGGCACCAGTTGCCTGGTTTGCAATGGATAAATGGTTACAGGAATTTGCTTACCATATCAGTATTGGTCCAGCAATTTTTCTGATTTCCATCATAACAACATTAATCATCGCAGGTATCACCATAAGCCATCAAAGCATAAAAGCAGCATTAATGAACCCAATAAAAAGTTTACGAAGCGAGTAG
- a CDS encoding ABC transporter permease produces MLRNYLKIAYRNLSQNKGYSALTIFGLALGLTVSLLSILYVKDELAYDHFNKKSDRIYRINSDITYSGKSAKGALAPTPMGQTLKQDFPEIEEFTRLGKYDSQIVKSEQSAIREEGILYADSTVFDVFTLPLLSGNPQKALAGPNSVVISRRIANKYFGTTNALNKILTFNTGEVRRVTGVMEDMPEQSHFHADILLPLYETRDAKVNKWGNHIFNTYVLLKSGTTPKSVEAKFEKILQTYLDPALKQYFQTSLAETRKAGNNFSYSLMPLTDIHLYSDREGELSPNSSIQYIYIFLLTGLFILVIAVFNFINLTTARSAKRAREVGVRKVMGSDRSVLVFQFLSESLLTTFLALAAGLLLLYLLIPGFNNLAAKHLSITSEINLFSILYLLAGTTLVSIIAGIYPAFYLSSFQPVKALKGILIQSKSQGFRNSLVTFQFALSVLLIIGTLLVNQQLQYIQTKRIGFDKDQVVVINTAQSTKSQVLTFKSAVLQTPSVKSGTVSGFLPVTSRRWNDMWYPQQETDAKYSVNMQEWMVDPDYVSTLRMEIIAGRDFIAGRTTDSSAVIINESAAKQFGLKNPIGKIIHKTGGEQLTVIGVVKDFHYESLRSKIAPVGLVINGNAIDRPLEKSFLEAVSFRLNPADVKSSLAEIEKKWKEIAPGQPFEYSFLNEDFDAMYRSEQRIGQLFTAFSGIAILIACLGLFGLSSFSAEQRTKEIGVRKVLGASVSSIVSLLSKDFLKPVLTAILIAAPIGWYGMQIWLQDFAYKIEIHWWTFAIAGLSSLFIALLTVSFQSIKAALMNPVKSLKSE; encoded by the coding sequence ATGCTCCGCAACTACCTAAAAATCGCATACAGAAATTTGTCCCAGAATAAAGGATATTCTGCCCTGACGATTTTTGGCCTGGCGCTGGGCTTGACAGTTAGTTTACTGAGCATCTTATATGTAAAAGACGAATTAGCCTACGATCATTTCAATAAAAAATCCGACCGTATTTACCGCATCAACAGCGACATTACGTATTCAGGAAAAAGCGCAAAAGGCGCATTGGCACCAACCCCGATGGGGCAAACCCTGAAACAGGATTTTCCAGAAATTGAAGAGTTTACCAGACTTGGAAAATACGACAGCCAGATTGTAAAAAGTGAACAATCAGCAATCCGCGAAGAAGGAATTTTATATGCTGACTCCACCGTTTTTGATGTTTTTACTCTTCCATTGCTTTCAGGAAATCCACAAAAAGCACTTGCTGGCCCAAATTCAGTAGTTATTTCCAGAAGAATCGCCAATAAATATTTTGGAACAACCAATGCATTAAACAAAATCCTGACATTTAATACCGGTGAAGTCCGCCGCGTAACTGGTGTGATGGAAGATATGCCAGAGCAATCACATTTTCATGCAGATATTCTTTTGCCTCTGTATGAAACGCGGGATGCAAAAGTGAATAAGTGGGGGAATCACATTTTCAATACTTATGTCTTGCTGAAATCAGGAACAACCCCGAAATCAGTAGAAGCGAAATTTGAAAAAATACTTCAAACCTATCTTGATCCGGCATTAAAACAATATTTCCAAACCTCCCTTGCAGAGACAAGAAAAGCAGGAAACAATTTCAGTTATTCCTTAATGCCGCTTACAGATATTCATTTGTATTCAGATCGGGAGGGGGAACTTTCACCTAATAGCAGCATACAGTATATCTACATCTTCCTTTTGACGGGTTTGTTTATTCTTGTCATTGCAGTTTTTAATTTTATCAATCTTACAACGGCCCGTTCGGCGAAAAGGGCCAGGGAAGTTGGGGTAAGAAAAGTAATGGGTTCCGACAGGTCAGTTCTTGTTTTTCAGTTTTTGTCGGAATCGTTGCTTACTACCTTTTTGGCACTGGCAGCAGGGTTGCTTTTGTTGTATTTATTGATTCCCGGATTTAATAATCTTGCAGCAAAACATCTCTCCATAACATCAGAAATCAATCTTTTTTCGATTCTTTATCTGCTTGCCGGGACAACGTTGGTAAGTATAATCGCCGGAATTTATCCTGCATTTTATCTGTCGTCATTCCAGCCGGTTAAAGCACTTAAAGGCATTTTAATACAATCAAAATCACAAGGTTTCCGGAATTCCCTTGTTACTTTCCAGTTCGCCTTATCTGTTTTATTAATTATCGGAACGTTGCTGGTCAATCAGCAGCTTCAATACATACAAACAAAAAGAATTGGTTTTGACAAAGACCAGGTTGTTGTTATAAACACAGCACAATCGACGAAATCACAGGTTTTGACATTCAAAAGTGCGGTTTTACAAACGCCTTCCGTAAAAAGTGGAACGGTGAGTGGATTCTTGCCAGTGACTTCCCGGCGTTGGAATGATATGTGGTATCCGCAACAGGAAACTGATGCCAAATATTCGGTAAACATGCAGGAATGGATGGTTGATCCGGATTATGTTTCAACGCTTAGGATGGAAATCATCGCCGGCAGAGATTTTATTGCAGGAAGAACAACAGATAGTTCGGCTGTGATTATCAACGAAAGTGCCGCAAAACAATTTGGTTTAAAAAATCCGATTGGAAAGATAATTCATAAAACCGGTGGTGAGCAACTTACAGTTATAGGTGTAGTAAAAGATTTTCATTATGAATCGTTACGGTCAAAAATTGCTCCTGTCGGGTTGGTGATTAACGGCAATGCGATTGACCGACCACTCGAAAAATCGTTTTTAGAAGCCGTTTCTTTTCGTCTTAACCCGGCTGATGTTAAGTCATCACTAGCAGAAATTGAAAAAAAGTGGAAAGAAATTGCACCAGGCCAGCCGTTTGAATATTCGTTTTTAAATGAAGATTTCGATGCCATGTATCGTTCGGAGCAGCGTATAGGGCAATTGTTCACCGCTTTTTCTGGAATTGCTATACTTATAGCATGCCTTGGTTTATTCGGACTGAGCTCATTTTCTGCTGAACAAAGAACCAAAGAAATTGGTGTACGGAAAGTCCTGGGTGCCTCTGTTAGCAGTATCGTTTCTCTGCTGTCAAAAGATTTTTTGAAACCTGTCTTAACAGCAATTTTGATTGCCGCACCGATCGGTTGGTACGGCATGCAAATCTGGCTGCAAGATTTTGCCTATAAAATCGAAATTCACTGGTGGACTTTTGCCATTGCAGGTTTGTCATCGCTGTTCATTGCATTACTCACGGTTAGTTTTCAAAGTATAAAAGCCGCCTTGATGAATCCGGTGAAAAGTCTGAAAAGCGAGTAA
- a CDS encoding ABC transporter permease → MIRNYFKIALRNLVKNKIYTGINIFGLALGLATCLLIILYISDEYSVDKHHQFGNRIFRIATESSGEYWAGTAGPYAQGLKNDFPEVETAARILKFPGFEDMLLRTGENQSIKQFYEPNGYYADSTVFDIFSYDFKYGKPQNALNQPNTLVLSETLATKIFGNENPLGKTIKVGLFFGDFNYTVSGVFKNNHKSHIDAHFFLSMQNTDLGPWVDNQKNWSSNNIFHTYVKLHDGSDARKFESMLTEFLNRNGGADLKAMGVSKQLFIQPVPDIYLNSDMGGEISPTGSMTYLYIFGMIAALLLLIACINFMNLSTARSEKRAKEVGVRKAMGAFKISLIYQFLGESLAMSILALFLALLFIQFSVPLFNELTGKNLTVSGNLQFVGWIVGITLLTGLLSGIYPAFYLSSFRPVSVLKGKLVNNISASLLRKGLVVFQFTISIVLILGAIVIWQQLSFLQNQNLGFNKNQKLIIPLKTPQAQNNYAALKEEAEGNSGIVSASGGSAYPGLSSVEDLLFYPESKSVNEAVDIRFAAIENDYTKTLDLKMLTGRTFSKQFTADSNSIILNEAAVKELGFDAQNAIGKKIYYELQNVRRNMVVVGVVQNFNFESLHNEIKPYGFTTAIANKHQYFIANVRSENYGQLLSTLQESWKKLNPESPFTYSFLDQDFQKNYEKEQRTSHLVTYFTFIAVIIACLGLFGLAIFSAEQRTKEIGIRKVLGASVMSIIGLLSREFLVLILFAILIATPLAWYGMSRWLQDFAYKIKIEWWIFAVTGILTIVIALLTVGFQSIKAALMNPVKSLKSE, encoded by the coding sequence ATGATACGTAACTATTTCAAAATTGCTCTGAGAAATCTTGTGAAAAACAAGATTTATACCGGAATTAATATTTTCGGATTAGCACTTGGGCTGGCGACTTGTCTTTTGATTATACTTTACATTTCTGACGAATACAGCGTTGACAAACATCATCAATTTGGAAATCGCATTTTCAGAATTGCCACCGAATCCAGTGGTGAATATTGGGCAGGTACCGCGGGACCATATGCCCAGGGTTTAAAAAATGATTTTCCGGAAGTAGAAACTGCCGCCCGTATTCTAAAATTTCCAGGCTTTGAAGATATGCTTTTAAGAACCGGGGAAAATCAGTCAATCAAACAGTTTTATGAGCCAAACGGGTATTATGCGGACTCCACGGTTTTTGATATTTTTTCTTACGATTTTAAATATGGAAAACCCCAAAATGCACTGAATCAACCCAATACACTGGTTCTCTCTGAAACGCTTGCGACTAAGATATTTGGGAATGAAAATCCACTGGGAAAAACAATCAAGGTAGGTTTGTTTTTTGGCGACTTCAATTATACAGTTTCCGGGGTTTTTAAAAATAATCATAAGTCCCATATTGATGCCCATTTTTTCCTGTCCATGCAAAACACGGATTTAGGGCCGTGGGTTGACAATCAGAAGAACTGGTCGAGCAATAATATTTTCCATACTTATGTCAAGTTGCATGATGGTTCTGATGCCAGAAAGTTTGAAAGCATGCTGACGGAATTTTTAAATCGGAACGGCGGAGCAGACCTTAAAGCGATGGGTGTTTCCAAGCAATTGTTTATTCAGCCAGTGCCGGATATTTATCTGAATTCTGATATGGGTGGAGAAATTTCTCCCACAGGCAGCATGACTTACCTTTATATTTTTGGTATGATTGCAGCCCTTTTACTGCTGATCGCCTGTATTAATTTCATGAATTTGTCAACCGCAAGGTCAGAAAAACGGGCCAAAGAAGTTGGTGTCCGCAAGGCAATGGGCGCATTCAAAATATCGCTGATTTATCAGTTTTTAGGTGAATCCCTGGCCATGTCGATACTTGCGCTTTTTCTTGCTTTGCTTTTCATCCAGTTTTCAGTTCCGCTATTCAATGAACTTACCGGTAAAAATCTGACGGTTTCCGGCAATCTTCAATTTGTCGGATGGATTGTCGGGATCACTTTGCTGACTGGATTGCTTTCGGGTATTTATCCTGCATTTTACCTGTCATCTTTCAGGCCGGTCAGTGTTCTTAAAGGAAAGCTGGTCAATAATATTTCTGCTTCTTTGTTAAGGAAAGGTTTGGTTGTTTTTCAATTTACAATTTCGATCGTTCTGATTTTAGGTGCGATAGTGATCTGGCAGCAATTATCATTTCTTCAAAACCAGAATCTGGGATTCAATAAAAACCAGAAACTTATTATTCCTCTCAAAACACCTCAGGCACAGAATAATTATGCAGCATTAAAGGAAGAAGCGGAAGGAAATTCGGGTATTGTTTCGGCTTCCGGCGGGTCGGCCTATCCGGGTTTATCAAGCGTTGAGGATTTGCTTTTTTATCCCGAATCGAAATCGGTTAATGAAGCCGTGGATATTCGCTTCGCTGCCATTGAAAATGATTACACAAAAACCCTTGATCTCAAAATGCTGACGGGCCGAACGTTTTCAAAACAGTTCACTGCGGATTCCAACAGCATTATTTTGAATGAAGCAGCGGTGAAAGAGCTCGGCTTTGATGCCCAAAATGCAATTGGCAAGAAAATATATTATGAACTCCAAAATGTCAGGAGGAATATGGTTGTTGTTGGTGTCGTCCAAAATTTCAATTTCGAAAGTCTTCACAACGAAATTAAACCTTATGGATTCACGACAGCCATAGCCAATAAACATCAGTATTTTATTGCAAATGTCAGGTCAGAAAATTATGGCCAATTACTTTCAACTTTGCAGGAATCCTGGAAAAAGCTCAATCCGGAATCTCCGTTTACTTATTCCTTTCTTGATCAGGATTTTCAAAAGAATTATGAAAAAGAACAGCGTACCTCACACCTTGTCACCTACTTTACCTTCATAGCCGTAATAATCGCCTGTCTGGGATTATTTGGTCTGGCGATTTTTTCTGCTGAACAGCGTACAAAGGAAATTGGAATCAGAAAAGTTTTGGGTGCTTCTGTAATGAGTATAATCGGTTTACTGTCCAGAGAATTTTTGGTGCTGATCCTATTCGCAATCCTGATCGCCACACCGCTTGCCTGGTATGGAATGAGCCGTTGGTTGCAGGATTTTGCCTACAAAATAAAAATTGAGTGGTGGATTTTTGCAGTGACTGGTATTTTGACGATAGTCATCGCACTGCTAACGGTCGGATTCCAAAGTATAAAAGCCGCTTTGATGAATCCGGTAAAAAGTTTAAAAAGTGAATAA
- a CDS encoding ABC transporter permease gives MIINYFKIAWRNLLKNRFYSLINCTGLMVGLSVGILILLWVQDELSYDRFHEKSDVIYKLENRVGTGSSQQIWTTTVAPIAEFAKREVPGVKDAVRITRDGVFTLFKYNGKVFNESFSAYTDPSLFSVFDFNLIQGNKSKPFPDNHSVVLTETTAKRYFGNEDPIGKVILANNNENFTVSGVIRDIPQNSEFKGDMFFPIALFFDKMYVDRKDGRNSDNDFVQFNYLTYLQLQPGKSTADLAVKLRNIHLRNKPDDTDLTYLLQPLADTHLYHSDGSDGGIETVRMFVIIALLILTIACINYVNLSTARAILRSKEVSMRKIVGAAKSQLFVQFLIETVLVFSLVTAFALCLMYAILPVFNQISGKLLVLDFTNYSIWKVVGFTIFGTLVASSIYPALLLSSFEPLRALKGKVSGKINEAIFRKTLVVVQFAVSVILVAGTFIIGSQLDYIRSKELGYDKTHVLSFYMQDMGKHYEAVKAELLKESGVTGITRANSNIINLAGMTGDNSWDGKETGETMMLRTLAIDKDFVSFFKMQLMDGAGFTGSVSDSSHFILNETAVKAARIKDPIGKKFRLWNKTGTIIGVVKDFHYGSMKQIIEPAIFFYEPNQMNRIFIKTTGRDADKVIASAGRLWKQYNADYIFQYAFLDDSFNDLYKTEQQTGLLFNIFAGIAIFISCLGLFGLAAYTAQTRTREIGVRKVLGSSVAGIVELLAKDFIKLVLIGVFIAVPIAWYAMSKWLQDFAYRVEIQWWIFVVSGFLALIVALVTVSFQSIKAALMNPVKSLKSE, from the coding sequence ATGATCATAAATTATTTTAAAATTGCCTGGCGTAATTTACTGAAAAACAGATTCTACTCACTGATTAACTGTACTGGTTTAATGGTCGGTTTAAGTGTCGGGATTTTGATTTTGTTATGGGTTCAGGACGAGCTTAGCTACGATCGTTTTCATGAAAAATCTGATGTCATCTATAAACTTGAAAACAGAGTAGGAACAGGATCCAGCCAGCAAATCTGGACTACAACTGTCGCACCGATTGCTGAATTTGCCAAAAGGGAAGTTCCCGGTGTGAAAGATGCAGTTCGGATTACCCGCGACGGCGTATTTACTTTATTCAAGTATAATGGAAAGGTATTTAATGAAAGTTTTTCTGCTTATACGGATCCATCGTTGTTTTCTGTTTTTGATTTCAATTTGATCCAGGGAAATAAATCAAAACCGTTTCCTGATAATCATTCTGTTGTTTTAACAGAGACAACTGCCAAACGTTATTTTGGCAATGAGGATCCGATTGGAAAAGTGATACTTGCAAACAATAACGAGAACTTTACGGTAAGTGGAGTAATACGAGACATCCCCCAAAATTCAGAGTTTAAGGGAGATATGTTCTTCCCAATAGCGCTTTTCTTTGACAAGATGTATGTGGACAGAAAAGACGGCAGAAATTCGGATAATGATTTTGTTCAATTTAATTATCTGACTTATCTACAATTGCAGCCAGGAAAATCGACTGCGGATCTTGCTGTAAAATTGAGAAATATCCACCTGCGCAATAAACCGGATGATACCGATCTGACCTATCTTTTACAGCCCCTCGCTGATACTCATTTGTACCACTCCGACGGATCGGACGGCGGGATTGAAACCGTGAGAATGTTTGTGATTATCGCACTTTTAATCCTGACGATTGCGTGTATCAATTACGTTAATTTATCGACTGCAAGAGCGATTTTGCGCTCGAAGGAGGTAAGTATGCGGAAGATTGTCGGAGCTGCAAAGTCGCAGTTATTTGTGCAATTTTTGATAGAAACTGTGCTTGTATTTTCGCTCGTTACTGCATTTGCTCTTTGCTTAATGTATGCCATCTTACCTGTTTTTAACCAGATCTCGGGTAAGTTATTAGTTCTTGATTTTACCAATTATTCGATCTGGAAAGTTGTTGGATTTACCATTTTCGGGACGCTGGTTGCTTCAAGCATTTATCCCGCGTTATTGTTATCGTCTTTTGAGCCTTTAAGAGCGCTGAAAGGAAAAGTTTCCGGTAAAATCAATGAGGCAATATTTCGTAAAACGTTGGTCGTAGTTCAGTTTGCGGTTTCCGTAATTCTGGTTGCCGGAACATTTATCATCGGCAGTCAGCTTGATTACATTCGTTCAAAGGAACTTGGATACGACAAAACCCACGTGCTGTCTTTTTACATGCAGGATATGGGCAAACATTACGAGGCTGTCAAAGCAGAATTATTGAAGGAATCGGGTGTTACAGGCATTACACGTGCAAATTCCAATATCATCAACCTGGCCGGGATGACGGGAGATAATTCCTGGGATGGTAAGGAAACCGGTGAAACGATGATGTTACGAACATTAGCAATTGACAAAGATTTTGTTTCATTTTTTAAAATGCAATTAATGGATGGAGCCGGATTTACGGGTTCCGTGTCGGATTCGAGTCATTTTATTTTGAATGAAACTGCTGTAAAAGCAGCAAGGATCAAAGATCCGATTGGCAAAAAATTCAGGCTATGGAATAAGACCGGGACAATTATTGGCGTGGTAAAGGATTTTCATTACGGGTCGATGAAACAGATCATTGAGCCTGCAATCTTCTTCTATGAGCCAAACCAAATGAACCGAATTTTTATAAAAACAACCGGTAGAGATGCTGATAAAGTTATTGCCTCTGCCGGACGTTTATGGAAACAATACAACGCCGATTATATTTTTCAGTATGCTTTCCTGGATGATTCATTCAACGATTTATACAAAACGGAGCAGCAAACCGGACTGCTCTTCAACATCTTCGCTGGCATTGCCATATTCATTTCATGTCTGGGCTTGTTTGGACTTGCTGCCTATACTGCACAGACTCGAACACGCGAAATTGGTGTAAGAAAAGTTCTGGGTTCCAGCGTTGCCGGAATTGTTGAACTTCTCGCCAAAGATTTTATCAAACTTGTTTTAATCGGAGTCTTCATTGCCGTTCCAATTGCCTGGTATGCCATGAGCAAATGGTTACAGGATTTTGCCTACCGTGTTGAAATTCAATGGTGGATTTTTGTAGTCTCAGGTTTTTTAGCCCTGATTGTTGCGCTGGTCACAGTCAGTTTCCAAAGTATTAAAGCGGCCTTAATGAATCCGGTGAAAAGTTTGAAAAGCGAGTAG